One Dysosmobacter welbionis DNA segment encodes these proteins:
- a CDS encoding tyrosine-type recombinase/integrase, producing MNEFKSIFKNELAEYLAISQGTISDGTLQNTRRILLSFDSLLAEENTGEISERTVNRWIGRLLQTNAPKTVSDKVSYLRKFLRYLQYEGYSVFMPDCPKTSDSYVPYIFSDEEIQMLLASADSWGSRHTDPQTRQMDMEFCMLLRMLLGCGFRLGEPLAARVKDINFSRGTILIRHAKNNKQRVVPMDVTLTRMLEKYCIAMAIKTEPESHLFPSVRKKGAAVTKGTFGLRFRKLLQQTNLCVPGKAHSRGQCLHCFRHYFAIHSFVQAEKKGRPVNDSVPFLSVYLGHHDMNETEKYLKFSSDMFPEYTELFEDYAVSVFMEVGDEEK from the coding sequence ATGAATGAATTTAAAAGCATTTTCAAAAACGAGCTGGCGGAATACCTTGCAATCAGCCAGGGCACAATCAGTGACGGTACTTTACAGAATACACGCAGAATCCTGCTTTCGTTCGACTCACTGCTGGCAGAAGAAAATACCGGCGAAATCTCAGAAAGGACAGTGAATCGTTGGATTGGCAGACTTCTCCAGACTAACGCACCTAAAACAGTCAGCGACAAGGTGAGCTATCTCCGGAAATTTTTAAGGTATCTCCAGTATGAAGGCTACAGTGTTTTTATGCCTGACTGCCCTAAAACATCAGACAGCTATGTCCCATATATTTTTTCGGATGAGGAAATACAAATGCTTCTGGCCAGTGCCGATAGCTGGGGCAGTAGGCACACAGACCCGCAAACGCGACAGATGGACATGGAGTTCTGTATGTTACTGCGGATGCTTTTGGGCTGCGGATTCCGGTTGGGGGAACCACTTGCTGCCAGGGTGAAGGATATAAACTTTTCCCGCGGAACTATCCTGATCCGCCATGCCAAGAATAACAAGCAGCGTGTCGTTCCGATGGATGTAACATTAACCAGAATGCTGGAAAAGTACTGCATTGCGATGGCAATCAAAACAGAGCCGGAAAGCCACCTGTTTCCATCGGTCAGGAAAAAAGGGGCAGCTGTTACAAAAGGAACTTTCGGATTACGGTTCAGGAAGCTGTTACAGCAAACCAACCTGTGTGTACCTGGAAAGGCTCATTCCAGAGGTCAATGTCTTCATTGTTTCCGTCATTACTTTGCCATCCATTCTTTTGTACAGGCAGAGAAAAAAGGACGTCCGGTAAATGATTCTGTACCGTTCCTGTCCGTTTATCTTGGACACCATGACATGAACGAGACTGAGAAGTACCTGAAATTCAGCAGCGACATGTTCCCCGAATACACGGAATTGTTTGAAGACTATGCTGTCAGCGTATTCATGGAGGTGGGCGATGAGGAAAAATAA